A region of Moorena producens PAL-8-15-08-1 DNA encodes the following proteins:
- a CDS encoding TerB family tellurite resistance protein, with protein MYEVYGPAPWIKTERYGITKTLPPETSVIWYKALLLCANGDGELTQAERDWVIGHATTYHPEMSESQIDEVRNYNGTGSTDDIEKLVFSDPLAKKGRYALVYEAIQASAADGEYSDGEKATIRKMAAKLGISEDKVIELENLYEEEKAFREKRIKIWHPEGIPGEDA; from the coding sequence ATGTATGAAGTGTATGGACCGGCACCGTGGATCAAGACCGAACGTTACGGGATCACAAAGACGCTCCCTCCTGAAACGTCTGTAATTTGGTACAAGGCGCTTCTGCTGTGTGCCAACGGGGATGGAGAACTCACACAAGCAGAACGGGATTGGGTAATTGGTCACGCCACAACCTATCATCCTGAGATGAGTGAAAGTCAAATTGATGAAGTGAGGAATTATAACGGAACTGGCTCTACTGATGACATAGAAAAACTTGTGTTCAGTGATCCACTCGCCAAAAAAGGACGTTATGCGTTAGTTTACGAAGCAATTCAGGCTTCGGCTGCTGATGGTGAATATAGCGACGGAGAAAAAGCCACCATTCGTAAGATGGCTGCGAAGTTGGGAATCTCTGAAGACAAGGTGATAGAACTGGAGAACCTTTATGAAGAAGAAAAAGCATTTCGGGAGAAGCGTATCAAAATCTGGCACCCTGAGGGGATACCAGGTGAGGATGCTTAG
- a CDS encoding methyltransferase family protein, with protein sequence MIPYQQMFCILDYRIVSYFTETCIGLGVFDHLAARPLPVSELAELTGTHQRALYRCVRGLAHFDLFAIAAESTVSLTDVSRHLILESEFSLRPWHEHKADFELLETQRLRSIDAVVAVRR encoded by the coding sequence ATGATTCCCTATCAACAGATGTTTTGCATATTGGACTATCGGATAGTCTCCTATTTCACGGAAACTTGTATTGGGCTTGGGGTGTTTGACCATCTTGCTGCACGCCCCTTACCTGTGTCGGAGTTAGCCGAGCTGACTGGGACGCACCAGCGGGCGCTCTACCGCTGCGTGCGTGGACTTGCTCATTTTGATTTGTTTGCGATCGCAGCAGAATCTACCGTTTCACTTACCGATGTCTCACGACACTTGATCCTAGAATCCGAATTTTCCCTCAGGCCGTGGCACGAACATAAAGCCGACTTTGAACTACTTGAAACCCAGCGGCTGCGATCAATTGATGCAGTAGTTGCTGTTCGTAGATAG
- a CDS encoding enoyl-CoA hydratase/isomerase family protein, translating into MKQYTTIKLTEQDAIANVNLLWPDSSRLNLVLLSELIELMDYLEDESACTLIVFQGLSTQQQSLNPTPPDIDHCSKWEKFLVRLERLAGASIACINGFCTRFHFQLALACDYRVATTRSVFQAPEVKEGYLPGMSVFRLAKYTGIGHARRLLFTGAQWSAAEAAGFGIVDRQCEATTFEKAIQESQEALMPIHPKVLQNTRRLLNESFATSYEDAIGHFLAVQNLCLGKLPQ; encoded by the coding sequence ATGAAGCAATACACAACTATCAAATTGACCGAACAGGATGCGATCGCTAATGTGAATTTACTATGGCCAGATTCGAGTAGATTGAATCTGGTCTTATTGTCCGAATTAATTGAGTTGATGGATTACCTGGAAGATGAAAGCGCCTGTACGCTGATCGTATTTCAGGGGCTGAGTACCCAGCAACAATCCCTTAATCCAACTCCTCCCGATATTGACCATTGCAGCAAGTGGGAAAAATTCTTAGTGCGTCTGGAACGTTTGGCGGGGGCTTCGATCGCTTGTATTAATGGATTTTGCACTCGTTTTCATTTTCAATTGGCCCTTGCCTGCGATTATCGTGTAGCAACAACCCGCTCAGTGTTCCAAGCGCCGGAAGTCAAAGAAGGTTACCTGCCTGGAATGAGTGTATTCCGACTGGCCAAATATACCGGAATTGGCCATGCCCGTCGGTTGCTTTTCACCGGTGCCCAGTGGTCCGCTGCCGAAGCTGCTGGATTCGGGATTGTCGATCGACAATGCGAAGCAACGACCTTTGAAAAGGCGATTCAGGAATCTCAGGAGGCACTGATGCCGATCCATCCTAAAGTCTTGCAAAACACGCGCAGGTTGCTCAATGAGTCTTTCGCAACATCCTATGAAGATGCCATCGGGCATTTCCTAGCAGTACAAAACCTATGTTTAGGTAAATTACCGCAATAA